A stretch of Lysinibacillus agricola DNA encodes these proteins:
- a CDS encoding flagellar hook-basal body complex protein: MLRSMYSGISGLKNFQTKLDVIGNNISNVNTYGFKKGRVVFKDLMSQTSAGASSPTQTRGGVNAKQIGLGSQLAAIDTIHGTGSMQTTFRELDLAISGDGFFMVGDANGAPDEDGVLDAEGYSNILYTRAGNFYMDRNGYLVNADGKYLVGHASDELSISADGDSIDGSAADEQRAANGLADIEGNIAEDMDFATEISPIRIPTTAQSMSIGKDGTVQYVDYKGDKQYAGQLILAKFPNAGGLEKVGGNYYQTSANSGQPYAQVGSVGGIGSVEAGYLEMSNVDLSEEFTEMIVAQRGFQSNTRIITTSDEILQELVNLKR, translated from the coding sequence ATGTTACGTTCTATGTATTCTGGTATTTCAGGTTTAAAAAACTTCCAAACTAAGCTGGATGTAATTGGGAATAATATCTCAAACGTTAATACTTACGGCTTTAAAAAAGGACGTGTAGTATTTAAAGATTTAATGTCTCAAACGTCAGCAGGTGCCTCTTCACCTACTCAAACTCGTGGTGGTGTTAACGCTAAACAAATCGGTTTAGGTTCACAACTTGCTGCAATCGATACAATTCACGGTACAGGTTCAATGCAAACAACTTTTCGCGAGTTAGACTTAGCTATATCTGGTGATGGATTCTTCATGGTAGGTGATGCAAATGGCGCACCTGATGAAGATGGGGTACTAGATGCAGAGGGTTACAGCAATATTCTCTATACACGTGCTGGTAACTTCTATATGGATAGAAATGGATATTTAGTGAACGCCGATGGTAAATATTTAGTCGGTCACGCAAGTGATGAGTTATCGATTTCTGCTGATGGTGATTCAATCGATGGTTCTGCAGCTGACGAACAAAGAGCAGCGAATGGACTAGCTGATATAGAAGGTAATATCGCAGAGGATATGGATTTCGCAACTGAAATTTCACCGATTCGTATTCCTACAACAGCACAATCAATGTCTATTGGTAAAGATGGTACAGTTCAGTATGTAGACTATAAAGGTGACAAACAATATGCAGGTCAACTCATACTTGCAAAGTTCCCAAATGCTGGTGGCCTTGAAAAAGTGGGGGGGAACTACTACCAAACTTCAGCAAACTCTGGACAACCATACGCTCAAGTTGGATCAGTAGGAGGGATTGGTTCCGTTGAAGCTGGCTACCTAGAAATGTCCAATGTAGACCTTTCAGAGGAGTTTACTGAAATGATTGTAGCGCAACGTGGTTTCCAATCAAATACACGTATTATCACAACTTCTGATGAGATTCTTCAAGAGCTTGTGAATTTAAAACGCTAA
- a CDS encoding flagellar FlbD family protein, whose amino-acid sequence MIELTRLNGKAFTLNALYIETVESFPDTTITLTTGTKIIVLQSEDEVRQKVTAFYKNIQILSNPHLRGEEDEE is encoded by the coding sequence ATGATTGAACTAACACGTCTAAATGGGAAAGCATTTACATTGAATGCTTTATACATAGAAACGGTCGAATCTTTCCCAGATACGACCATAACATTAACGACTGGAACCAAAATCATTGTTTTACAGAGTGAAGATGAGGTGCGACAAAAGGTAACAGCCTTTTATAAAAATATACAAATACTATCAAACCCGCATCTACGAGGTGAAGAAGATGAAGAATAA
- the fliL gene encoding flagellar basal body-associated protein FliL yields the protein MKNNKMLTMIIIVLVAIILIGVIAFVLINQFNKPTGSLEPTIDEIVEASVEVPEITTNLADNKIVRMSLKIQTTNKDAAEELTKRVFQVNNIVIQELSEMEQKDLEGKQGKQIFQKSLKTRLNELMQEGEVQEVYFTSFITQ from the coding sequence ATGAAGAATAACAAAATGTTAACGATGATTATCATCGTACTAGTAGCAATCATACTTATCGGAGTTATTGCCTTTGTATTGATTAACCAATTTAATAAGCCAACAGGATCTCTTGAACCAACAATTGATGAAATCGTAGAAGCTTCTGTAGAAGTTCCGGAAATTACGACAAATCTAGCTGATAACAAAATTGTACGCATGTCGTTAAAAATTCAAACAACAAATAAAGATGCTGCTGAAGAGTTAACGAAGCGTGTTTTCCAAGTGAATAACATTGTTATCCAAGAGCTTTCCGAAATGGAGCAAAAAGATTTAGAAGGTAAACAAGGTAAACAAATTTTCCAAAAATCATTAAAAACACGATTAAATGAATTGATGCAAGAGGGAGAAGTTCAGGAAGTTTATTTTACCTCCTTCATCACTCAATAA
- the fliM gene encoding flagellar motor switch protein FliM encodes MAGDVLSQSEIDALLSAISTGEMSADDIKKEDEVRKVKVYDFKRALRFSKDQIRSLTRIHENFARLLTTFFSAQLRSYVQITVASVDQIPFEEFVRSIPNMTLINVFEVPPLDGNILMEINPNIAYSMLDRLMGGSGASHSNVDNLTEIETKIMTNLFERSFDNLREAWENVAEIDPILVELEVNPQFLQMISPNETVVVISLNTIIGETSGMINICIPHVVLEPIVPNLSVRYWMQANTKEMSPEQTKMLETRVKQAQLPLSVELGITDITVEDFLTMQIGDVIQLEQKIEDPLLLKVGTLPKFTVQPGKQGKKLAIQIIDPLKGGDEDE; translated from the coding sequence ATGGCAGGAGATGTGTTATCTCAATCAGAGATAGATGCGCTGCTTTCCGCAATATCAACCGGGGAAATGTCAGCTGATGACATAAAAAAAGAGGACGAGGTGCGCAAGGTTAAAGTGTATGACTTTAAACGAGCACTACGTTTCTCAAAAGATCAAATCCGAAGTTTGACCCGAATACATGAAAATTTTGCACGATTACTGACAACGTTCTTTTCTGCACAGCTGAGAAGCTATGTGCAGATTACAGTTGCATCAGTGGACCAAATACCATTTGAAGAGTTTGTTCGTTCGATTCCGAATATGACACTCATTAATGTGTTTGAAGTGCCGCCATTAGATGGTAATATATTGATGGAAATAAACCCGAACATTGCCTACTCAATGCTAGATCGTTTAATGGGCGGTAGCGGGGCGAGTCATAGTAATGTGGATAACTTAACAGAAATTGAAACTAAAATTATGACAAACCTTTTCGAACGTTCATTCGATAATTTACGTGAGGCGTGGGAAAATGTTGCGGAAATTGATCCGATTTTAGTAGAGCTTGAGGTCAACCCTCAATTTTTACAAATGATTTCACCAAATGAAACGGTTGTCGTTATTTCATTAAATACGATCATCGGTGAGACAAGCGGTATGATTAATATTTGTATTCCGCATGTTGTATTGGAGCCAATTGTTCCAAATCTTTCTGTTCGCTATTGGATGCAGGCAAATACAAAAGAGATGTCTCCAGAGCAAACAAAAATGCTAGAAACACGTGTGAAACAAGCACAATTACCTCTTTCCGTTGAACTAGGTATTACAGACATCACCGTTGAGGATTTCCTCACGATGCAGATTGGGGATGTCATTCAATTAGAACAAAAAATTGAAGACCCACTACTATTAAAGGTAGGAACATTACCGAAATTCACAGTTCAACCCGGAAAGCAAGGCAAAAAATTAGCAATCCAGATTATCGACCCTTTGAAAGGAGGAGACGAAGATGAGTGA
- the fliY gene encoding flagellar motor switch phosphatase FliY: MSDEMLSQEEIEALLRGETLEDKNSDTEASTNEDLNDLRVEDYLDSFAQDALGEVGNISFGSSATALSALLGQKVDITTPSISMINRNKLEEEFPHPYVAVQVEYTIGLTGMNLLVIKQSDAAIIADLMLGGDGLNPKPDLGEIQLSAVQEAMNQMMGSAATSMSTVFNKKVDISPPSIDLMNISQNEGRENIPEDDLLVKVSFRLKIGNLIDSNLMQLLPLKFSQNIVKSLLGETESIEEPVAATIAPEAPVAPAPVQTQAPVQPQAPVQPQAPVTQPPAQPVYQQQAAPVQQPIYQEQQQIPQATRPVQPVNVQQAQFASFDSNVISQSEARNLNMLLDIPLQVTVELGRTKRSVKEILELSSGSIIELDKLAGEPVDILVNSRLIAKGEVVVIDENFGVRITDVLSQAERLNNLR; the protein is encoded by the coding sequence ATGAGTGATGAAATGCTCTCCCAAGAAGAAATTGAAGCGTTATTAAGGGGCGAAACGTTGGAAGATAAAAACAGCGACACTGAAGCTTCTACAAATGAGGACTTAAATGATTTACGAGTAGAGGACTACCTCGATTCGTTTGCCCAAGATGCGTTAGGTGAGGTAGGAAATATATCTTTTGGCAGCTCTGCCACAGCACTTTCAGCGTTATTAGGTCAAAAAGTAGATATTACTACCCCAAGTATTTCAATGATCAACCGTAATAAATTAGAAGAGGAATTTCCTCATCCTTATGTAGCCGTACAGGTTGAATATACGATCGGATTGACAGGTATGAATTTACTTGTTATTAAGCAATCCGATGCAGCGATTATTGCTGATTTAATGTTAGGTGGGGATGGTTTAAATCCGAAGCCAGACTTAGGTGAAATTCAGCTGAGCGCTGTTCAAGAAGCTATGAACCAAATGATGGGTTCTGCAGCTACGTCAATGTCGACGGTATTCAACAAAAAGGTGGATATTTCTCCACCATCAATTGATTTAATGAATATTTCTCAAAATGAAGGGCGAGAAAATATTCCAGAAGATGATTTACTCGTAAAAGTATCCTTCAGATTGAAAATCGGTAACTTAATTGATTCAAATTTAATGCAATTATTACCGCTTAAATTTAGTCAAAACATTGTAAAATCTCTATTAGGAGAAACAGAATCAATCGAGGAACCTGTGGCTGCAACAATAGCGCCTGAAGCGCCAGTAGCACCAGCGCCTGTACAAACACAAGCACCAGTACAACCACAAGCGCCCGTGCAACCACAAGCACCTGTAACACAACCGCCAGCACAGCCAGTATATCAACAGCAGGCAGCGCCAGTGCAGCAACCAATATATCAAGAGCAACAACAGATTCCACAAGCAACAAGACCTGTTCAACCGGTCAATGTTCAACAAGCACAGTTTGCTAGTTTTGATTCAAATGTCATCTCGCAATCTGAAGCTAGAAATTTAAATATGCTACTTGATATTCCATTACAAGTTACTGTAGAGTTAGGACGTACAAAGCGTTCTGTTAAAGAGATTTTAGAACTATCTAGTGGTTCGATTATTGAACTAGATAAATTAGCTGGTGAACCAGTTGATATTTTAGTAAATAGCCGTTTAATCGCTAAAGGTGAAGTCGTTGTTATTGATGAAAACTTCGGTGTCCGTATTACAGATGTTTTAAGTCAAGCAGAGCGTTTAAATAATTTAAGATAG
- a CDS encoding response regulator: protein MSKRILIVDDAAFMRMMIKDILSKNGFEVVGEAADGLQAVEKYNELKPDLVTMDITMPEMDGIAALKAIKGSDPGATVIMCSAMGQQAMVIDAIQAGAKDFIVKPFQADRVIEAIQKALG, encoded by the coding sequence ATGTCTAAAAGAATTTTAATTGTAGACGACGCTGCATTCATGCGCATGATGATCAAGGATATTTTATCGAAAAATGGATTTGAAGTAGTTGGGGAGGCAGCTGATGGTTTACAGGCTGTTGAAAAGTACAATGAATTAAAGCCAGATTTAGTAACGATGGATATAACAATGCCTGAAATGGACGGTATTGCTGCTCTTAAAGCGATTAAGGGCTCAGATCCAGGCGCAACTGTAATCATGTGTTCAGCAATGGGACAACAAGCAATGGTAATCGATGCAATTCAAGCTGGTGCGAAAGACTTTATCGTTAAGCCTTTCCAAGCTGATCGTGTAATTGAAGCGATTCAAAAAGCTCTAGGATGA
- a CDS encoding flagellar biosynthetic protein FliO gives MKMLKSFRLTMIFAFLVSFLFLYPTTTPVYADSNTNSVNDCIKKGDCIEDNDPAAKQDDSDLQAAGDISAWEYIKMVLALIFVVALFYGLMKFLNKRNLNFQRNQLVQNLGGLSLGAQKSVQLLQVGKTLYLVGVGEDVQLLREITDPDEVASLLALYNERQEFAATSPYIAEVFSKFKRKNNESSSTQQNQDSFGELFEKKISEIKQERSEELERWKQKENDDK, from the coding sequence ATGAAAATGTTAAAATCATTTCGTCTAACGATGATTTTCGCATTTCTTGTATCCTTCCTGTTTTTGTACCCTACAACGACTCCAGTGTATGCAGACTCTAACACAAATAGTGTAAATGACTGCATTAAAAAAGGAGATTGTATAGAAGATAATGATCCAGCTGCTAAGCAAGATGATTCAGATTTACAAGCAGCTGGAGACATATCTGCATGGGAATACATAAAAATGGTTTTGGCGCTTATTTTTGTTGTAGCTTTATTTTATGGATTAATGAAGTTTTTAAATAAAAGAAATTTAAACTTTCAACGTAATCAATTGGTACAAAATTTAGGCGGTTTATCGTTAGGTGCTCAAAAGTCGGTACAACTATTACAAGTAGGTAAAACACTGTATTTAGTTGGGGTCGGTGAGGATGTCCAGTTGTTACGTGAAATTACTGATCCTGATGAAGTTGCATCACTTTTAGCACTGTATAATGAACGACAAGAATTTGCAGCAACATCACCGTATATTGCAGAAGTATTTTCTAAGTTTAAGAGAAAAAATAATGAGAGTTCATCGACGCAGCAAAATCAAGACTCTTTTGGTGAACTATTTGAAAAAAAGATTTCCGAAATTAAACAGGAGCGTAGTGAAGAACTGGAGAGATGGAAGCAAAAGGAGAATGATGATAAATGA
- the fliP gene encoding flagellar type III secretion system pore protein FliP (The bacterial flagellar biogenesis protein FliP forms a type III secretion system (T3SS)-type pore required for flagellar assembly.) — MNDAISIFSNSDPTNVSSAVQLLLLLTVLSLAPSILILMTSFTRIVIVLSFVRTALATQQMPPNQVIVGLALFLTFFIMAPTFQEVNKEALQPLFSEEIGIEEAYDRASEPFKEFMSKHTRQKDLDLFLTYNQAEKPASVEEIPLTMLVPAFALSEIKTAFQIGFMIFIPFLVIDMIVASTLMSMGMMMLPPVMISLPFKILLFVLVDGWYLVMKSLLQSF; from the coding sequence ATGAATGATGCAATCAGTATTTTTTCCAACAGCGATCCGACAAATGTCTCAAGTGCTGTTCAGCTCCTCTTGTTGTTGACTGTTCTATCACTAGCACCGAGTATATTAATTTTGATGACATCGTTTACACGAATTGTTATTGTGCTATCGTTTGTTCGTACTGCGTTGGCGACACAGCAAATGCCGCCAAACCAGGTCATTGTAGGTCTTGCCTTGTTTCTAACATTCTTTATCATGGCTCCAACATTTCAAGAGGTCAATAAAGAGGCATTACAGCCATTATTTTCTGAGGAAATTGGAATTGAAGAAGCATATGATCGTGCCAGTGAGCCGTTTAAAGAGTTTATGAGTAAGCATACAAGGCAAAAGGACCTTGATTTGTTTTTAACGTATAATCAAGCAGAAAAACCGGCATCTGTAGAAGAAATCCCTCTTACAATGCTAGTACCTGCTTTCGCATTGAGTGAGATTAAAACAGCGTTCCAAATTGGTTTTATGATTTTTATTCCATTCCTAGTAATCGATATGATTGTCGCAAGTACTCTAATGTCGATGGGGATGATGATGTTACCGCCGGTTATGATTTCATTGCCGTTTAAAATTTTATTATTTGTACTCGTTGATGGTTGGTATCTTGTGATGAAATCATTACTACAAAGTTTTTAG
- the fliQ gene encoding flagellar biosynthesis protein FliQ: MTSELVISIAERAIMIILLTSGPLLLVALITGLAVSVFQATTSIQEQTLAFVPKIIAVFVAIIFFGPWMLSQVTSYARDIFENLTRYIG, encoded by the coding sequence ATGACAAGTGAATTGGTTATTTCAATTGCAGAGCGTGCCATTATGATTATCCTTCTAACAAGCGGTCCGCTACTATTAGTTGCTTTAATCACTGGTTTAGCGGTAAGTGTTTTTCAGGCAACAACTTCGATTCAAGAACAAACGTTAGCATTCGTTCCAAAAATCATCGCTGTATTCGTGGCCATCATATTTTTCGGTCCATGGATGTTATCACAGGTGACAAGCTATGCGAGAGACATTTTTGAGAATTTAACGCGTTATATAGGGTGA
- the fliR gene encoding flagellar biosynthetic protein FliR produces the protein MNELIPHFTVFLLVLVRVSAFFVTVPFFSYRTIPPQVKITLALVLAWMMYYTIDVEPFVFNGDYILLVMKEALIGLLLGLVGYIIMSAIQIAGSFIDFQMGFAIANIIDPQTGAQSPLIGQFFNTLALLILIAVDGHHMILDGIHYSYQFLPMDQGFPDFGNDNYIEFIITTFTAVFAIAFQMAAPVVATLFLVDLALGITAKTVPQLNIFVVGFPIKIGVSFLVLFTMMAVMVQVIKRLITIMIYAMRDLMAILGGG, from the coding sequence ATGAATGAATTAATCCCGCATTTTACGGTTTTCTTATTAGTACTTGTGCGTGTATCGGCATTTTTTGTTACTGTACCTTTTTTCTCGTACAGAACGATTCCGCCACAAGTTAAAATAACTCTCGCATTAGTTTTAGCTTGGATGATGTATTACACAATTGACGTCGAACCATTTGTATTTAATGGTGATTACATACTTTTAGTGATGAAGGAAGCGCTAATTGGGCTGTTACTAGGTCTAGTAGGCTACATCATCATGTCGGCAATTCAAATTGCCGGAAGCTTTATAGATTTTCAAATGGGGTTTGCCATTGCCAATATTATTGATCCGCAAACAGGTGCACAAAGTCCATTGATTGGACAATTTTTTAATACGCTAGCACTACTCATTCTAATAGCTGTAGATGGCCATCATATGATTCTCGATGGAATTCATTATAGTTATCAATTCTTACCGATGGATCAAGGATTTCCTGATTTTGGAAACGACAATTATATCGAGTTTATTATCACAACATTTACGGCTGTTTTTGCGATTGCCTTTCAAATGGCTGCACCTGTCGTAGCAACGTTATTTTTAGTCGATTTGGCGCTAGGAATCACAGCGAAAACTGTACCACAATTAAATATTTTTGTTGTCGGTTTTCCTATTAAAATCGGAGTTAGTTTTCTAGTGTTATTCACAATGATGGCTGTAATGGTTCAAGTTATTAAAAGGCTTATTACAATTATGATTTATGCTATGCGTGATTTAATGGCTATTTTAGGTGGTGGGTAA
- the flhB gene encoding flagellar biosynthesis protein FlhB: protein MLLLLDLDLQYFAGEKTEKATPKKRQDARKKGQVVKSQDISSAIVMLMVFIFLFFFAGSLRDDLLAFFRQTFIHNIHVESLTIDSVMHLFTETIVQMAFIIVPIMAIAFVGALAGNFLQFGFLFTLEPMKFDLKKMDPIKGLKKIFSVKAIVELLKSVLKIGFIGGVTTIIIWTNLPEVLALSFKSPWMTLITVGKLVGIMGISASLVLLCVSILDWMYQKHDYEKNLKMSKQDIKDEYKNSEGDPLIKSKIKQRQREMAMRRMMSEIPSADVVITNPTHYAIAIKYDEESMEAPRVVAKGTDFIAQKIKLIAKEHEVIMVENRPLARAMYDQVEIGDQVPEEFFKAVAEVLAYVYRIKRKI from the coding sequence ATGTTGCTGCTACTGGACTTAGATTTACAGTATTTTGCGGGAGAAAAAACGGAAAAGGCGACGCCAAAAAAACGACAAGATGCTCGAAAAAAAGGTCAGGTTGTCAAAAGTCAGGATATTTCCAGTGCGATTGTCATGCTCATGGTATTTATCTTTTTATTCTTCTTTGCAGGTTCACTGCGAGACGATCTCCTAGCTTTTTTTAGGCAAACTTTTATTCATAATATACACGTAGAATCACTAACCATTGATAGTGTGATGCACCTATTTACAGAAACAATAGTGCAAATGGCTTTTATTATTGTTCCAATTATGGCCATTGCATTTGTTGGAGCATTGGCAGGTAACTTTCTACAGTTTGGCTTTCTATTTACATTAGAGCCAATGAAATTTGATTTGAAGAAAATGGACCCCATAAAAGGGTTGAAAAAAATATTTTCTGTTAAAGCCATTGTAGAGCTTTTAAAGTCAGTATTAAAGATTGGCTTCATCGGTGGCGTTACGACAATTATTATATGGACAAACTTGCCAGAGGTTTTGGCGTTATCTTTTAAAAGTCCATGGATGACTCTAATTACAGTAGGTAAGCTTGTTGGCATTATGGGAATTTCGGCTTCCCTCGTTTTACTTTGTGTATCCATTTTAGACTGGATGTATCAAAAACATGATTACGAAAAAAATCTTAAAATGTCTAAGCAAGATATTAAAGATGAATATAAAAATAGTGAGGGTGACCCGCTGATTAAATCGAAAATCAAACAACGCCAACGCGAAATGGCGATGCGTCGAATGATGTCTGAGATTCCAAGCGCCGATGTGGTCATAACAAACCCAACTCACTATGCGATTGCCATCAAATATGATGAGGAAAGTATGGAAGCTCCGCGCGTCGTTGCTAAGGGTACAGACTTTATCGCTCAAAAAATTAAACTGATTGCGAAAGAACATGAAGTGATTATGGTTGAAAATAGACCCTTAGCACGAGCAATGTACGATCAAGTAGAAATCGGCGATCAGGTACCAGAAGAGTTTTTCAAAGCAGTAGCAGAAGTGCTTGCTTATGTTTATCGAATTAAGCGGAAAATTTAA
- the flhA gene encoding flagellar biosynthesis protein FlhA, whose amino-acid sequence MKVRDIGVLGAVILIVAMLIIPLPPWMLSFLIVINITLGLIVLLTAMSMKEALDFSIFPSVILLLTLFRLGLSVSTTRAILATGDAGAVVETFGDFVVGGNVLVGLVVFLILVLIQFIVITKGAERVAEVAARFTLDAMPGKQMSIDADLNAGVISEREARERRDKVAGEADFYGAMDGATKFVKGDAIASMVMVIINLLFGIIIGVVQMGLPFAEAANHFSKLTVGDGIVSQIPALLISTATGIVVTRASSKGSLGEDITGQLFAQAKLLYVAGGTIVLLGLFTPIPNWVTLPIGISLIAGAYMMEHKKPEDEEELLEIEEEVATDGMKSPENVVNLLNVDPIEFEFGYGLIPLVDAAQGGDLLDRVIMIRRQLALELGIVIPVVRIRDNIQLQPNEYRIKIKGNEMARGELLLDHYLAMSPGDDDSIEGIDTVEPSFGLPAKWITEQVKEDAEMFGYTVVDPPSVVSTHLTEMIRANAHELLGRQETKQLIDHLRETHPILVEELTPTPLSTGEIQKVLGKLLRENVSVRNLPIIFEALADYAKLTSDADILTEYVRQALARQITSQYVGDSSSLKVITVSGKVEKMIADSIQQTDHGNYLAMDPQDSQTVLETIAAEVERVSFMEQSAIILCSPAVRMYLRQLTERYFPQIPVLSYNELDATVEIQSVGVVNVE is encoded by the coding sequence ATGAAAGTTCGCGATATAGGGGTATTAGGTGCGGTTATTTTAATCGTTGCGATGCTCATCATCCCTCTTCCTCCGTGGATGTTAAGTTTCTTAATCGTCATTAATATTACATTAGGATTAATAGTACTTTTAACAGCAATGAGTATGAAGGAAGCGTTAGACTTTTCTATTTTCCCCTCAGTTATTTTACTGTTAACCTTGTTCCGACTCGGACTGAGCGTTTCCACAACACGTGCCATTTTAGCAACTGGAGATGCTGGTGCTGTTGTTGAAACCTTTGGTGATTTCGTAGTCGGTGGGAATGTTCTTGTTGGTTTAGTTGTATTCTTAATTCTTGTGCTAATTCAGTTTATCGTTATTACAAAAGGAGCGGAGCGTGTAGCAGAAGTAGCAGCACGTTTCACACTTGATGCGATGCCAGGTAAACAAATGAGTATTGATGCTGACTTAAATGCAGGAGTTATTTCTGAGCGGGAAGCACGTGAACGACGCGACAAAGTAGCCGGTGAAGCGGACTTCTACGGAGCGATGGATGGTGCCACAAAATTCGTAAAAGGGGATGCCATTGCCTCAATGGTCATGGTTATTATCAACTTATTATTTGGTATCATCATCGGTGTTGTGCAGATGGGTCTTCCATTTGCAGAGGCAGCAAATCATTTTTCTAAGTTAACAGTGGGCGATGGTATTGTCTCACAAATTCCTGCGCTACTGATCTCTACAGCGACAGGGATTGTTGTAACACGTGCATCTTCTAAGGGAAGTCTTGGTGAAGATATTACAGGGCAACTCTTTGCCCAAGCAAAACTGCTCTATGTAGCAGGTGGTACAATTGTTTTACTTGGATTATTTACGCCAATCCCTAACTGGGTAACACTTCCAATTGGTATTTCACTAATTGCTGGCGCTTATATGATGGAACATAAGAAACCAGAGGATGAAGAAGAATTACTTGAAATTGAGGAAGAAGTGGCAACAGACGGCATGAAGAGCCCTGAAAACGTTGTGAATTTATTAAATGTGGACCCAATCGAGTTTGAATTTGGCTATGGTTTAATCCCGTTAGTAGATGCTGCTCAAGGCGGCGATTTATTAGATCGAGTTATCATGATACGTCGACAGTTAGCATTAGAATTAGGGATTGTCATTCCAGTTGTACGTATTCGTGACAATATTCAATTACAACCAAATGAATATCGAATTAAAATAAAGGGTAACGAAATGGCGCGTGGTGAACTGCTGCTTGATCATTATTTAGCAATGAGTCCAGGAGATGATGATTCTATCGAGGGTATTGATACTGTTGAGCCGTCATTTGGTCTACCTGCTAAGTGGATTACTGAGCAAGTGAAAGAGGATGCCGAAATGTTCGGCTATACGGTTGTTGATCCACCGAGCGTTGTGTCGACCCACTTAACGGAAATGATTCGTGCCAATGCTCATGAATTGCTCGGTCGTCAAGAGACGAAGCAGCTAATCGATCATTTACGCGAAACACATCCAATTTTAGTCGAAGAACTGACACCTACACCATTATCAACAGGTGAAATTCAAAAAGTACTGGGTAAACTTCTACGAGAAAATGTTTCAGTCCGAAATTTACCAATTATTTTTGAAGCGCTAGCTGACTATGCAAAATTAACGAGCGATGCCGATATTTTGACTGAGTATGTACGTCAAGCATTAGCACGTCAGATTACGTCTCAATACGTAGGGGACAGTTCGTCATTGAAGGTCATAACTGTTTCAGGTAAAGTAGAGAAAATGATTGCTGATAGTATTCAGCAAACTGATCACGGAAATTACTTAGCGATGGATCCACAAGATTCTCAAACTGTCTTGGAGACCATTGCTGCAGAAGTAGAGCGCGTTTCCTTTATGGAGCAATCTGCAATTATCTTATGCTCTCCAGCAGTTCGTATGTATTTACGTCAACTAACGGAGCGTTATTTCCCGCAAATTCCAGTTCTATCATACAATGAACTTGATGCTACGGTTGAAATTCAAAGTGTTGGGGTGGTGAATGTTGAATGA